A DNA window from Fragaria vesca subsp. vesca linkage group LG3, FraVesHawaii_1.0, whole genome shotgun sequence contains the following coding sequences:
- the LOC101294637 gene encoding uncharacterized protein LOC101294637: MEAIEAFTESTQQFFDNLIHRRANRNPIEILKRLQRETFSDLMRLRERQDKVERMVALFGSSKGSPFQGGNTRLKGEVDFLGGLLWKHCNDDGGGQDCDGLSRAGIRSGVDFRLSFETAVRESDGLVCEFVAGQKHRSGVCDVSECGVSLAKVCYTAYVCNWLSCIAIPVGSRCRDVAVLTSPSHQGKGLTDRSSFGPPLLNEHNGSAIGIMVKNANVVVASLGQSISGLGMQVGSGRVEHCLSTFGQIICQLPGNTKLSLLGLHRMPKSSSERVNHSAPCVPSGSSLHHTSSPTMADASAPPVRTNSKENVSAIGSVALMLESELDETTKIGGWIEMKKSNPRHLEWAVSVSDDSEDSVGWGISLNGMVGGPNSCDQFQIESYLKFNLSERFSVKPGVVQIMDGNAKMTAFMLKSNWSL; encoded by the exons ATGGAGGCCATTGAAGCCTTCACGGAATCGACCCAACAGTTTTTCGACAACCTCATCCACCGCCGCGCAAACCGGAATCCG ATTGAAATACTGAAGCGATTGCAAAGAGAGACGTTTTCAGATTTGATGAGGCTGAGAGAAAGGCAAGACAAGGTTGAGAGGATGGTGGCCTTATTTGGGTCTTCTAAAGGAAGCCCATTTCAAGGAGGCAATACCCGTTTGAAGGGTGAGGTTGATTTCTTGGGGGGTTTGTTATGGAAGCATTGTAATGATGATGGGGGTGGTCAAGATTGTGATGGTCTTAGTAGAGCTGGGATTAGAAGTGGGGTTGATTTTAGGTTGAGTTTTGAAACTGCGGTGAGGGAGAGTGATGGTCTTGTGTGTGAGTTTGTGGCCGGGCAGAAGCACAGGAGTGGTGTTTGTGATGTTTCAGAATGTGGTGTTTCTCTAGCTAAGGTGTGTTATACGGCATATGTGTGCAATTGGTTGTCTTGCATTGCGATTCCAGTGGGATCTCGGTGCAGGGACGTCGCGGTTCTTACTAGTCCTTCCCATCAG GGAAAGGGCCTAACCGATCGATCATCATTCGGACCACCTCTGCTAAATGAGCATAATGGCAGTGCAATTGGCATAATGGTGAAAAATGCGAATGTGGTTGTTGCTTCATTGGGTCAGTCTATTTCAGGACTTGGAATGCAAGTAGGTTCAGGTAGAGTTGAGCACTGCTTGAGCACTTTTGGGCAAATTATCTGTCAACTTCCCGGAAACACCAAACTCTCGCTTCTTGGTCTTCACCGAATGCCCAAATCATCAAGTGAACGTGTCAATCACAGTGCTCCTTGCGTCCCATCAGGCAGTTCGCTACATCATACATCCAGTCCGACAATGGCTGATGCATCTGCTCCACCAGTAAGAACAAACTCAAAAGAAAACGTGTCAGCAATTGGATCCGTAGCTCTGATGTTGGAATCTGAACTTGACGAGACCACAAAGATTGGGGGTTGGATTGAGATGAAGAAATCGAACCCCAGGCATTTAGAATGGGCTGTGTCTGTGTCGGATGACTCTGAAGATTCAGTTGGATGGGGAATAAGTCTAAATGGGATGGTTGGAGGTCCAAATAGCTGTGACCAATTTCAGATCGAATCATACTTGAAATTTAACTTAAGTGAGAGATTCAGTGTAAAGCCTGGTGTTGTACAAATAATGGATGGCAATGCCAAAATGACTGCCTTTATGCTCAAGTCTAACTGGTCTCTCTGA
- the LOC101295206 gene encoding Werner Syndrome-like exonuclease-like, which yields MTISIVDHELPYDTHNLYDVSFYDDQIHTLVTHSAPMVEAWLSEIIPIVNQNPIVGLDVEWRPNNRNSDNLVATLQLCVDHRCLIFQLLYAQTIPRALFDFLSNGSYTFVGAGIENDMEKLLVDYDLKVTNTLDLGPLAATKLGKIELKKAGLKGLSKEVLGKELQKPSNVTRSRWDNEWLMCNQVQYACIDAFISSEIGRRLTAMA from the coding sequence ATGACCATCAGCATAGTAGACCACGAATTACCATATGACACCCACAATCTCTATGATGTATCGTTTTACGATGATCAAATCCACACCCTAGTCACTCACAGCGCACCCATGGTGGAAGCCTGGCTCTCTGAAATCATCCCCATAGTCAATCAAAACCCAATTGTAGGCCTGGACGTGGAGTGGCGTCCAAATAACCGCAACAGCGACAACCTCGTTGCGACATTGCAGCTTTGTGTGGACCATCGTTGCCTCATCTTCCAACTTCTTTACGCCCAAACCATCCCGCGAGCACTCTTTGACTTTCTCAGTAATGGCAGTTACACATTTGTGGGTGCTGGGATCGAGAATGATATGGAGAAGCTCCTTGTGGACTATGACCTGAAGGTGACCAATACTCTTGATCTCGGGCCTTTGGCAGCAACTAAATTGGGTAAGATTGAATTGAAAAAAGCTGGCTTGAAGGGTCTGTCTAAAGAGGTCCTTGGGAAGGAGCTCCAGAAGCCTAGCAATGTGACAAGGAGCAGGTGGGACAACGAGTGGCTTATGTGTAATCAGGTTCAGTACGCTTGTATTGATGCTTTTATTTCCTCAGAGATTGGAAGGCGGTTGACTGCCATGGCTTGA
- the LOC101302055 gene encoding two-component response regulator ARR3-like, whose product MGLNSDAKPHVLAVDDSILDRKIIERLLTNSSCKVTTAENAHGALELLGLADGQQNFSNTVSDVNMIITDYCMPGMTGYELLKKLKESPTAKEIPVIVVSSENIQTRIEKCLEEGAEEFLLKPLRQSDVKRLRCNLTKDE is encoded by the exons ATGGGGTTAAACAGTGATGCAAAGCCACATGTTCTTGCTGTTGATGATAGTATTTTGGACCGTAAAATCATCGAGAGGTTACTCACCAATTCTTCATGCAAAG TGACTACAGCAGAGAATGCACATGGTGCATTGGAGCTGTTGGGTTTGGCAGATGGACAACAGAACTTTTCCAACACC GTTTCCGACGTTAACATGATAATCACTGATTACTGCATGCCAGGAATGACGGGGTACGAACTACTAAAAAAATTAA AGGAATCACCAACAGCGAAGGAGATACCTGTGATTGTTGTATCATCCGAGAACATACAGACTCGAATTGAAAA GTGCCTTGAGGAAGGAGCTGAAGAGTTCTTGCTGAAGCCTCTCCGACAATCGGATGTTAAAAGATTGAGATGCAATCTGACGAAGGACGAGTGA
- the LOC101294922 gene encoding B3 domain-containing transcription repressor VAL1-like, which translates to MGTKICMNVSCGTSNTHEWKNGWPLRSGGFAHLCYKCGAAYEKSVFCDTFHIGETGWRDCSSCHKPLHCGCVASRSLYECLDYGGVGCIGCANSSQPRVIPRNDVLNGFGGLALSNAGDRNSSSVEYRTLCGTVDEGKLLQLCKIMEANESTLLPQSPTDDKIESLGQTKGQEVIHQIGEVSPGFFSPTQSSIGSLTFAAQPDNGRTMLEVNHMSIPSSQPSLSMSLCAPSATSNFIQPFSGGHMDIRDQSKTPSAFQQVKPRPILPRPLQPPLPPVSSETNRSVRIARPPTEGRGRNQLLPRYWPRITDQELQKLSGALNSTIVPLFEKVLSASDAGRIGRLVLPKACAEAYFPPISHSEGLPLRIQDVKGNEWTFQFRFWPNNNSRMYVLEGVTPCIQSMQLQAGDTVTFSRIDPGNKLVIGFRKASQSVNMQGPQTSVLQNGTPGETSFSNHHLAEWDTYMQNRENSGHRTSEDLLQPASNSEKKRTRNIGPKSKRLLMHSEDVMELRLTWEEAQDLLRPPPSVKPSIVTIEDFEFEEYDEPPVFGKRSIFTAGPSKRREQWAQCDDCSKWRMLPVDVLLPPKWTCSENSWDSSRSSCTAPEEMSSKQLDNLLSSSVSLKGLKKRRKIIEKKNAEEQEPSGLDALASAAILGDNVRESGEQSVGATTKHPRHRPGCTCIVCIQPPSGKGKHKPSCKCNVCLTVKRRFTTMMQRKYEKRQLEREAENSQRNNGNNKDESEVNGTTSGDAMLHRNNSANNSQRNNNNHKDESEINGTTSGDAALHRNHSSENGASSSQSRTQADAAESSSAGQIDLNCEPSGLFRNPTLQDLFKLAKAASAARPSEKYTNENSLRTMMDEEQAGLASCSLKQANGDNERQLPNEAHLSSVSWDCPSIGDKVYREPDLE; encoded by the exons ATGGGGACCAAGATTTGCATGAATGTTTCGTGTGGGACGAGTAATACGCATGAATGGAAGAATGGCTGGCCTTTGCGATCTGGTGGATTTGCCCATCTCTGCTACAAGTGTGG AGCCGCGTATGAGAAGTCAGTTTTCTGCGATACGTTTCATATAGGGGAAACGGGTTGGAGGGACTGCAGTTCGTGCCACAAG CCTCTCCATTGTGGATGCGTAGCCTCTAGGTCTTTATATGAGTGCCTGGATTACGGGGGTGTAGGGTGCATTGGCTGTGCAAACAGTTCTCAACCTCGTGTG ATCCCGAGGAATGATGTCCTCAATGGTTTTGGTGGACTGGCATTAAGTAATGCCGGTGATCGAAATTCCAGTTCTGTTGAATATAGAACT TTGTGTGGTACTGTTGATGAGGGAAAGCTTCTGCAATTATGCAAGATCATGGAGGCTAATGAGTCCACCCTTTTGCCTCAATCTCCGACAG ATGATAAAATTGAATCCCTTGGCCAAACCAAAGGACAAGAAGTCATTCATCAAATAGGAGAAGTTAGCCCAGGATTTTTTAGTCCCACCCAGTCATCTATTGGATCGTTAACATTTGCAGCCCAACCAGACAATGGCAGAACAATGTTAGAGGTCAACCATATGAGTATACCATCCTCTCAGCCATCTTTGAGTATGTCCCTGTGTGCCCCATCTGCAACTTCAAATTTTATACAACCCTTTTCTGGGGGCCACATGGATATAAGAGATCAGAGTAAGACACCTTCTGCCTTCCAACAGGTGAAACCTCGTCCTATTTTGCCCAGACCTTTGCAACCTCCCCTCCCCCCTGTGAGTTCTGAGACAAATAGAAGTGTGCGCATTGCGAGACCACCTACTGAAGGACGGGGGAGGAATCAGTTACTTCCCCGATACTGGCCGCGGATTACAGACCAAGAGCTGCAGAAGTTATCTGGAGC TTTGAATTCTACTATTGTGCCACTGTTTGAGAAAGTGCTGAGTGCCAGTGATGCTGGTCGAATTGGTCGCTTGGTTCTCCCAAAAGCATGTGCCGAG GCATATTTTCCTCCTATTTCTCACTCAGAAGGCCTTCCTCTAAGGATTCAAGATGTGAAGGGAAATGAGTGGACATTTCAGTTCAGATTTTGGCCAAATAATAATAGCAGGATGTATGTTTTAGAAGGTGTGACTCCTTGCATACAGTCAATGCAACTGCAAGCTGGTGATACTG TGACATTCAGTCGTATAGATCCTGGAAACAAGCTTGTCATAGGGTTTCGAAAGGCATCGCAATCTGTAAATATGCAG GGACCTCAAACTTCTGTCCTTCAAAATGGCACACCTGGGGAAACATCCTTTTCTA ACCATCATTTGGCTGAGTGGGATACGTATATGCAGAATCGTGAGAACAGTGGTCACAGAACAAGTGAGGATTTGTTGCAGCCAGCGTCAAATTCTGAGAAAAAGAGGACACGGAACATTGGGCCTAAAAGTAAGAGGTTGCTCATGCATAGTGAAGATGTTATGGAGCTGAGGCTGACATGGGAAGAAGCACAAGACTTGCTCCGTCCACCGCCAAGTGTCAAACCAAGCATTGTCACTATTGAAGATTTTGAATTTGAAGAGTATGAT GAGCCGCCAGTTTTTGGAAAGAGATCTATATTCACTGCCGGGCCATCGAA GAGACGGGAACAGTGGGCTCAGTGCGATGATTGCTCCAAGTGGCGGATGTTGCCTGTCGATGTTCTTCTTCCTCCAAAGTGGACATGCTCAGAAAATTCCTGGGATTCAAGCAG GTCCTCATGTACTGCACCGGAGGAGATGAGCTCAAAGCAATTGGATAATCTTCTGAGTTCATCTGTATCCCTTAAAG GTTTGAAGAAGAGACGAAAAATCATTGAGAAGAAGAATGCTGAAGAACAGGAACCTTCTGGCTTGGATGCCCTGGCTAGTGCTGCTATTCTGGGAGATAATGTGCGTGAATCAGGGGAACAATCAGTTGGAGCCACTACCAAACATCCCCGTCACCGCCCTGGTTGCACTTGCATAGTGTGTATTCAACCCCCAAGTGGGAAGGGCAAGCACAAGCCATCATGCAAATGCAATGTGTGCTTGACAGTGAAACGGCGCTTTACAACCATGATGCAGCGGAAGTATGAGAAGCGTCAATTAGAACGCGAAGCAGAGAATTCCCAGAGGAACAATGGCAACAACAAGGATGAATCAGAAGTGAATGGCACCACATCGGGAGATGCTATGCTGCATAGGAATAACTCAGCAAACAATTCCCAGAGGAACAATAACAACCACAAGGATGAATCAGAAATAAATGGCACCACATCGGGAGATGCTGCATTGCATAGGAATCACTCATCAGAGAATGGAGCCAGCAGCAGCCAGAGTAGAACTCAAGCAGATGCTGCTGAAAGTTCCAGTGCCGGGCAAATTGACCTGAATTGTGAACCCTCTGGTTTGTTCAGGAACCCCACACTTCAAGATCTCTTCAAGCTTGCTAAAGCTGCCTCCGCCGCCCGACCATCGGAGAAGTATACAAATGAAAATTCCCTCAGAACCATGATGGACGAGGAACAAGCTGGTCTTGCTTCTTGTTCACTTAAGCAAGCCAATGGTGACAATGAGAGACAACTGCCTAATGAAGCTCACCTTTCATCCGTGTCATGGGACTGCCCGAGTATAGGTGATAAGGTTTACCGTGAGCCTGATTTAGAATGA
- the LOC101301766 gene encoding uncharacterized protein LOC101301766: MGLGSGQAPNSQMSVTWLITRQIKLVKCSKTEIPKPPFAFFFSMFNLNPKTTPRYFAFALVLLYVSSSPPSSSSSSPPSLSISGSENQASEWHRITESVISKRALPNFTDCIFNNVAMDGRFKEESEYFSESCVLDFFGSDGLEDDHVEGSPVHEAHVAFSVEGLGKVGMETPVHSPKQPGRTFSYDCSSPLHGTRKVNSFKNLKRLDDIEIEMDTVMQDVTMPLTTNDLEFSVDLMESFSNPKNKFSTFRNCTRYDGHDSKFETYYGGRKIFDEMESSCKDRWDGRPKFLEEDSFDWEHYLSLKRPSEVNHRSVDNTMHRGFGMPDFTFEEPFSATRFCSSITDKFNILESPSYSKHPVLENDLDFMISNGHRQHIGGRDFQGVASLPDWSCFVNEYDRDSASLLSEESCSSSAVRISATDDLLPSSTRNRSKRRQGDSYADPEFTYHVDITSREITQDRSRDFFQQENVSHSSGKCRNISKSSKFKPSHHSKTHFQEKPTPNCNWWSEERYMPVDINSGSSTFHQHSCPSGSKPLSRDPFLAFNSPNFQADARSSRHCEPVASSPSVSFISQKFAFHDCPPVTSSIQCGPTKPDLFPCSHDQTPSPDLSAQESFSKAEEGKSKFLPEEKSRQEEQKAILKNLFTVSEGAASALQSKNTNSECKNRKDADSGLEESIKTTDAEASSFLKSPDIFNSIVDEKVESHHSEIPLPCRSQNKEMEDSEPQEIEKESKRQREFVDSSSQVMMLQSYVLQFLCVQKVLKDAAAQNSMKKI, encoded by the exons ATGGGGTTGGGCTCGGGTCAGGCCCCAAATTCCCAGATGTCCGTTACTTGGCTGATCACGCGCCAAATCAAATTGGTTAAATGCAGCAAAACCGAAATTCCAAAACCCCCTTTTGCTTTCTTCTTCTCCATGTTCAATCTGAACCCCAAAACCACTCCACGCTACTTCGCTTTTGCCCTGGTTCTTCTCTACGTGTCGTCATCGCCGCCGTCCTCATCCTCATCATCGCCGCCGTCGCTCTCCATCTCCGGATCGGAAAACCAAGCCTCCGAGTGGCACCGAATCACCGAGTCGGTGATCTCCAAGCGCGCACTACCGAATTTCACAG ATTGTATCTTCAATAATGTTGCAATGGATGGGAGGTTCAAGGAGGAAAGTGAATACT TTTCAGAATCTTGCGTACTTGATTTTTTCGGCAGTGATGGATTGGAGGATGACCACGTAGAAGGAAGTCCAGTCCATGAAGCTCATGTTGCATTTTCAGTTGAAG GTTTGGGAAAAGTGGGAATGGAAACACCCGTACATTCACCAAAACAGCCTGGAAG GACCTTTTCCTATGATTGCTCCTCACCATTACATGGGACAAGGAAAGTAAACTCATTTAAGAACCTGAAGCGTCTGGATGATATTGAAATTGAAATG GACACAGTAATGCAAGATGTCACTATGCCCCTTACTACCAATGATTTAGAGTTCTCTGTGGATTTAATGGAGTCATTCAGTAATCCAAAGAACAAATTCTCCACTTTCAGAAATTGCACACGATATGATGGTCATGATAGTAAATTTGAAACCTATTATGGAGGTAGAAAAATATTTGACGAAATGGAAAGCAGCTGCAAAGATAGATGGGATG GTAGGCCTAAGTTCCTTGAGGAAGACTCTTTTGATTGGGAACATTATTTATCATTGAAAAGGCCAAGTGAAGTGAACCATAGATCTGTTGATAATACGATGCATAGAGGATTTGGGATGCCAGATTTCACTTTTGAAGAACCCTTTTCCGCGACAAG GTTTTGTTCAAGTATAACAGACAAGTTCAACATCTTAG AGTCACCTTCATACTCAAAGCACCCAGTACTAGAGAACGATCTTGATTTTATGATTTCCAATGGGCACAG ACAGCATATAGGAGGAAGGGATTTTCAAGGTGTAGCGAGCCTACCTGATTGGTCTTGCTTTGTGAATGAATATGATAGGGATAGTGCGAGCCTGCTGAG TGAAGAGTCATGCTCATCAAGTGCAG TGAGGATCAGTGCAACTGATGATTTGCTGCCAAGTTCAACCAGAAACCGCAGCAAGAGAAGACAAGGTGATTCATATGCCGACCCTGAATTTACATATCATGTGGACATAACTTCTAGGGAAATTACACAAGACAGAAGCAGGGACTTTTTTCAGCAGGAGAATGTGTCACATAGTTCAGGAAAATGTAGAAATATATCAAAATCATCGAAGTTTAAACCCTCCCACCACTCGAAAACTCATTTCCAGGAAAAGCCAACCCCAAACTGTAATTGGTGGTCTGAGGAAAGATACATGCCAGTTGATATAAATTCGGGTTCCAGTACTTTCCATCAACATTCCTGTCCGTCAGGCTCCAAGCCTTTGTCTCGAGATCCTTTCCTTGCATTTAATTCCCCAAATTTCCAAGCGGATGCCAGATCTTCACGACACTGTGAACCTGTTGCAAGCTCACCTTCAGTCAGTTTTATCTCCCAGAAATTTGCATTTCATGACTGTCCTCCTGTAACCTCTAGCATTCAGTGTGGACCAACAAAGCCAGATCTTTTTCCATGTTCACATGATCAGACCCCATCTCCTGATTTGTCAGCACAGGAGAGTTTTAGCAAGGCCGAGGAGGGAAAATCAAAATTCCTGCCCGAAGAAAAATCTAGGCAGGAGGAACAAAAGGCTATCCTGAAGAACTTGTTCACAGTAAGTGAAGGTGCAGCAAGTGCTTTACAATCAAAGAACACGAACAGTGAATGCAAGAACAGAAAGGATGCAGATTCAGGACTAGAGGAAAGTATAAAAACAACCGATGCAGAGGCATCATCGTTTCTTAAGAGTCCAGATATATTTAATAGCATAGTGGATGAAAAAGT AGAATCCCATCACTCTGAAATTCCTCTTCCATGTCGAAGTCAGAACAAAG AGATGGAAGATTCTGAGCCTCAGGAAATAGAGAAGGAAAGTAAACGACAACGTGAATTCGTTGACTCATCTTCTCAGGTTATGATGCTTCAGAGCTATGTTCTTCAGTTTCTTTGTGTGCAGAAGGTACTGAAGGATGCAGCTGCACAGAATAGCATGAAGAAAATATAG